The Podospora pseudopauciseta strain CBS 411.78 chromosome 2 map unlocalized CBS411.78m_2, whole genome shotgun sequence genome has a window encoding:
- a CDS encoding uncharacterized protein (COG:S; EggNog:ENOG503PDYW), with protein MWPILYIITDCLCLWLPIIIGILHVYDGRPLADWPLPITRNALIAFISTACRTAFIFSLVQALAQQRWDWYESPRSLGDFSVFMRLREEYGESDVIARCIGSRNMRAFNP; from the exons ATGTGGCCGATT TTGTATATCATCACGGATTG TCTTTGCCTGTGGCTTCCCATAATCATCGGTATATTGCACGTTTATGATGGGCGCCCTCTGGCGGACTGGCCGCTTCCAATCACACGCAACGCCCTTATCGCTTTCATTTCAACTGCCTGTCGGACGGCTTTTATCTTCTCATTAGTGCAGGCTCTCGCTCAGCAACGGTGGGATTGGTATGAAAGCCCAAGGTCACTTGGCGATTTTAGTGTTTTTATGAGGCTTCGAGAGGAATATGGGGAA TCTGATGTGATTGCGAGATGCATTGGGTCGAGAAACATGAGGGCATTTAATCCGTAA
- the SNF1_1 gene encoding Protein kinase (COG:T; EggNog:ENOG503NUN4), which produces MAQAYDDEELSISLSPSQIRRNKRQGDVGYGQTPVGSINTAIMLPGNANPQLPMRDKMRTEQRIGAYNIVKTLGEGSFGKVKLAVHRSTGQQVALKIISRKKLISRDMQGRVEREIEYLQLLRHPHIIKLYTVIKTPTEIIMVLEYAGGELFDYIVQHGKMREDEARRFFQQMLCAVEYCHRHKIVHRDLKPENLLLDENLNVKIADFGLSNIMTDGNFLKTSCGSPNYAAPEVIGGKLYAGPEVDVWSCGVILYVLLVGRLPFDDEHIPSLFAKIAKGSYMVPTWMSPGASTLIKKMLVVNPVQRATIEEIRQDPWFLKDLPSYLHPPVEEFLNTGVDPNKAIRVSDIAPGAPPQEQVKLHNEVTEKISKTMGYGKRDVEEALEAEEPSAIKDAYMIVRENKLMENNRKCTFL; this is translated from the exons ATGGCCCAGGCctacgacgacgaggagctgTCCATCTCCCTGTCGCCCTCTCAGATCCGCCGGAACAAGAGACAGGGCGACGTAGGATACGGCCAGACTCCCGTCGGCTCCAtcaacaccgccatcatgCTGCCAGGCAACGCCAACCCCCAGTTGCCCATGCGCGACAAGATGCGCACCGAGCAGCGCATCGGCGCCTACAACATTGTCAAGACGCTCGGCGAGGGCTCCTTCGGCAAGGTCAAGCTGGCTGTCCACCGCAGCACCGGCCAGCAGGTTGCCCTCAAGATCATCTCTCGCAAGAAACTTATCAGCCGCGACATGCAGGGCCGTGTCGAGCGCGAAATTGAGTATCTTCAGCTGCTCCGCCATCCTCACATCATTAAGCT TTATACCGTTATCAAGACCCCGACCGAGATCATTATGGTCCTCGAGTATGCCGGTGGAGAACTGTTCGATTACATTGTCCAGCATGGCAAGATGCGCGAGGATGAGGCCCGCCGGTTCTTCCAGCAGATGCTATGCGCCGTCGAGTATTGCCATCGCCACAAAATTGTCCACCGTGACTTGAAACCCGAAAACTTGCTTCTGGATGAGAACCTAAACGTCAAGATCGCCGATTTCGGTCTCAGCAACATCATGACGGACGGAAACTTCCTCAAGACCAGTTGCGGCTCCCCCAACTACGCGGCCCCTGAAGTTATCGGCGGAAAGCTGTATGCCGGACCCGAGGTCGATGTGTGGAGTTGCGGTGTCATTCTCTACGTTCTACTTGTCGGCCGTCTTCCCTTCGACGATGAACATATCCCGAGTCTGTTCGCCAAGATTGCGAAGGGAAGCTACATGGTACCGACTTGGATGAGTCCGGGCGCATCCACCCTTATTAAGAAGATGTTGGTGGTCAACCCGGTCCAGCGTGCGACTATCGAGGAGATTCGACAAGACCCATGGTTCCTCAAGGACCTTCCATCGTATCTGCACCCACCAGTAGAAGAGTTCCTCAACACCGGCGTCGACCCCAACAAGGCTATCAGGGTGAGCGACATCGCCCCTGGCGCACCTCCACAAGAGCAGGTGAAGCTCCACAACGAAGTCACGGAGAAGATCAGCAAGACCATGGGTTACGGCAAGAgggatgtcgaggaggcgCTGGAAGCCGAGGAACCATCCGCCATCAAGGACGCCTACATGATTGTTCGCGAGAACAAGCTCATGGAAAACAACCGTAAGTGCACTTTTCTTTGA
- a CDS encoding uncharacterized protein (COG:S; EggNog:ENOG503PDYW) yields MATNSPRYDGHQYAQVSGPPSPQTTVTGGRVSMEPSSVLLSPPSRYASPVSPFPQTEHHKSSNITFVPIVDTDEDPQYGHTPTGNPVTRTWSAIGNWWPEIASSLFSLLCIPALVILLRSYDDRPLSEWYLTITPNIVIAFIFTICRISFIYPLVQALAQQRWNWFKSPRSLDDFRVFDEASRGPWGSLLLMIRMKGRPLGILSRPHHKHRYLDSHSSIVTYPSRMVPVMGNDTAVAKKVDEFYYVSGNRANGRLFPLQQALRSSGSTTPIQLVPYPPPTCRTSECTWPGFNTMAICVNMTNVTSLLTYDDLIPGTSEWHRGGRPRTNVSLSNGVSFQPYPYRKAGRQIGLDVGIGAGLTSNWSEPHRKQEIASLSFNGIEGQKAELTSIFLLYSDPIRATEVMFHYCVNRYNMSISENVPKIQLLESSTKVEYHNAEHHHMYKTLVDPQNSSVTYKFGSTSNHFLTGMLRDFFINDRDDEGYVSVLLYQLPFSKGNDDKEEKDEQGLDDFRYDVVRNMSLNVAMGLTNITMQAVSSLVSGTAWQEERYISVRFGLALVVLVLVMVQTARLGVPVVKSDILPAFFAVGLAERAEAERGRVSDVGFSPEVKKNGAKPEESFALMGELQKTQKGKWVLEGLYRGR; encoded by the exons ATGGCAACTAACTCACCACGATATGACGGACACCAATACGCACAGGTCTCAGGACCACCGTCGCCGCAAACCACGGTGACAGGAGGGCGCGTTTCCATGGAGCCATCGTCAGTGCTCCTTTCACCGCCGAGTCGTTATGCCAGTCCAGTATCACCTTTCCCCCAGACCGAACACCACAAGTCGAGCAATATCACATTCGTTCCCATCGTCGATACGGACGAAGATCCGCAATATGGCCACACGCCAACGGGAAACCCAGTCACTCGGACTTGGTCGGCAATTGGCAACTGGTGGCCTGAGATCGCCAGCTCCTTGTTCAGTCTCTTGTGTATCCCAGCCCTCGTTATCCTCTTACGCAGCTATGATGACCGCCCGCTCTCAGAGTGGTATCTCACTATCACACCCAACATCGTGATTGCTTTCATATTCACCATCTGCCGAATCTCCTTCATTTATCCTCTGGTACAGGCCCTTGCTCAGCAGAGATGGAACTGGTTCAAAAGCCCTAGGTCTCTAGACGATTTTCGTGTATTTGACGAGGCCTCTAGGGGGCCATGGGGcagtttgttgttgatgattaGAATGAAGGGGAG GCCGCTGGGAATT TTGTCTCGTCCTCATCACAAGCATCGCTACCTCGACTCTCACTCGTCTATCGTCACTTACCCAAGTCGCATGGTGCCTGTCATGGGCAATGACACGGCTGTTGCGAAAAAAGTTGACGAGTTCTACTATGTCTCAGGCAACCGCGCTA ATGGGCGCTTGTTTCCCCTTCAGCAAGCCCTACGAAGCAGCGGTTCTACCACACCCATACAACTTGTGCcctatccaccacccacctgCCGAACTTCCGAGTGCACATGGCCCGGATTCAACACCATGGCAATTTGTGTAAACATGACCA ATGTCACAAGCCTCCTCACCTACGACGACCTAATCCCAGGAACATCCGAGTGGCACAGAGGCGGCAGACCAAGAACAAATGTCAGCCTATCCAACGGAGTCAGCTTCCAGCCCTACCCCTACAGAAAAGCCGGTCGACAGATCGGTCTCGATGTTGGCATCGGAGCAGGTCTCACCTCCAACTGGTCAGAGCCGCATCGAAAACAGGAGAttgcctccctctccttcaacgGAATAGAAGGCCAGAAAGCCGAGCTGACGAGCATTTTCCTCTTGTATTCTGATCCCATCCGGGCGACAGAGGTGATGTTTCACTACTGCGTCAACAGATACAACATGTCAATATCGGAAAACGTGCCCAAGATCCAGCTTTTGGAGTCTAGTACAAAGGTCGAGTATCACAATGCTGAACACCATCACATGTACAAAACTCTTGTCGATCCTCAAAACTCGAGTGTGACGTACAAATTCGGGTCGACGTCTAATCACTTTCTTACTGGGATGCTGAGGGATTTTTTC ATCAACGATAGGGACGATGAGGGATATGTTTCTGTGTTGCTGTACCAGCTCCCTTTTTCGAAGGGGAACGACGAtaaagaggagaaggatgagcAGGGGTTGGATGATTTTAGGTATGATGTTGTTAGGAATATGTCGTTGAATGTGGCTATGGGGTTGACGAATAT CACGATGCAAGCTGTTTCCAGTCTGGTCAGTGGCACGGCTtggcaggaggagaggtatATCTCTGTTCG ATTCGGGTTGGCgctggtggttttggtgttgGTCATGGTTCAAACTGcgaggttgggggtgccGGTGGTGAAGAGCGATATTTTGCCGGCGTTTTTTGCTGTTGggttggcggagagggcggaggCTGAGAGGGGGCGGGTGAGTGATGTTGGGTTTTCTCcagaggtgaagaagaacgGGGCGAAGCCGGAGGAGAGCTTTGCTTTGATGGGAGAGCTGCAGAAGACGCAGAAGGGGAAGTGGGTTTTGGAGGGCTTGTATAGGGGGAGGTGA
- a CDS encoding uncharacterized protein (EggNog:ENOG503P34V) codes for MVTSIIARALIAALFVVRDVRAAVPSTSSSHERFAAIETSPPHEEYLMPRAFYAIPGFPMEKRQVGCPQDDMHPCGELGPPGERFCCPNNQYCIINSTNPSEAACCRIGSTCDSPCAADKYQCLVTVTRTSSNTPVTTTSSACCPRRCPQISYYGCPLDFGGACCRHGQTCGTSSLCLNTIAPSTPPLLTPVPSGCTQGQITCASSLGGGCCPNTLACSQSDSSPVCAMTTVIPTGSDISSIDRNEANVSNDLSVGAKAGIAVGVVIAAGILIGAATWYWHRRRKGRTQAGTATSASGVPRFIGGTEDGRGGPAASEVQSGRVPFGTQEYTGPEARPGPYSDPSPPDDLGGYYPNDGGGGYVGSPNPQSASTTPGVDQQAYFPNMMSPIPAPSANFTGQGVPVMPNDPGEIQRPVEIAEGGVRRQATTATGGTGIGSVSGVTESDVGQGGGVQRSDSARFELYGSDPGQLSPMSLADERFYTPDERPQGQGGEGQQGGQGGRSWFQGGYGR; via the exons ATGGTTACCTCAATAATTGCGCGGGCACTCATTGCGGCTCTATTCGTTGTCCGGGACGTCCGTGCTGCTGTTCCgtccaccagcagcagccatgaGCGCTTTGCCGCGATCGAAACATCCCCTCCACATGAGGAATACTTGATGCCGCGAGCCTTCTATGCCATACCGGGATTTCCAATGGAGAAGAGGCAGGTTGGATGCCCTCAAGATGATATGCATCCAT GTGGCGAGCTGGGGCCTCCAGGAGAACGATTCTGTTGTCCGAATAATCAATA ctgcatcatcaacagcaccaacccctccgaaGCCGCCTGCTGCCGCATCGGCTCGACCTGTGACTCCCCCTGCGCAGCAGACAAGTACCAATGcctcgtcaccgtcacccgcaccagctccaacacccccgtaaccaccacctcctccgcctgcTGCCCCCGCCGCTGCCCTCAAATCTCCTACTACGGCTGCCCCCTAGACTTTGGCGGCGCCTGCTGCCGCCACGGCCAAACCTGTGGCACTTCTTCCCTATGCCTCAACACCATtgccccctccaccccccctttaCTAACCCCCGTCCCATCAGGCTGCACCCAAGGGCAAATAACCTGCGCCAGCAGTCTAGGAGGCGGCTGCTgccccaacaccctcgcctGTTCCCAGTCTGACAGCTCCCCGGTGTGTGCCATGACGACCGTCATCCCGACAGGAAGcgacatctcctccatcgACCGCAACGAGGCAAACGTCTCGAACGACCTCTCCGTCGGCGCCAAAGCCGGCATAGCGGTAGGCGTCGTCATTGCAGCCGGAATCTTAATAGGTGCAGCAACATGGTACTGGCACCGCAGACGCAAAGGCCGCACCCAAGCTGGGACTGCGACTTCCGCTTCTGGAGTTCCCCGATTCATTGGCGGGACGGAAGACGGCCGGGGAGGACCAGCGGCGTCGGAGGTGCAGAGTGGACGGGTACCGTTTGGGACGCAGGAGTACACCGGTCCTGAGGCGCGGCCAGGGCCGTATTCTGATCCGTCGCCGCCGGATGATCTTGGGGGTTATTACCCCaacgatggtggtggtgggtatgTTGGGAGTCCTAATCCTCAGTCGGCGAGCACGACACCGGGGGTTGACCAGCAGGCTTACTTTCCGAATATGATGTCACCTATTCCGGCGCCGTCGGCGAATTTTACGGGGCAGGGGGTGCCGGTTATGCCTAATGATCCCGGGGAGATACAGCGGCCTGTGGAGATTGCCGAGGGGGGTGTTAGGAGGCAGGCGACGACGGCTACGGGTGGGACGGGGATAGGGAGTGTGAGTGGGGTTACGGAGAGTGATGTTGGGCAAGGGGGGGGAGTTCAGAGGAGTGATAGTGCGAGGTTTGAGCTTTATGGGAGTGATCCTGGGCAGTTGAGCCCGATGAGTCTGGCGGATGAGAGATTTTATACTCCTGATGAGAGGCCACAGGGtcagggtggtgagggacaGCAAGGGGGACAaggtgggaggagttggttTCAGGGGGGTTATGGAAGGTGA
- a CDS encoding uncharacterized protein (COG:S; EggNog:ENOG503P4T2): MPLSGHCLCKAVTYKVDIDAPLLTGYDHCDDCQRQSGSTYSLVVVVPKDKLEVKGPVKKWKGTADSGNAVWRWFCEECGSPIAHDPDAAPEIIALKGGSLDTGLKKDLKPDTEIWTASKLPFCQEHLAKPFVHMPQ; this comes from the exons ATGCCTCTCTCCGGACACTGCCTTTGCAAAGCCGTCACCTACAAGGTTGACATTGACGCCCCTCTCCTCACTGGCTATGACCACTGTGATGATTGCCAGCGTCAATCGGGCTCTACCTACT CCCTTGTAGTCGTGGTCCCCAAGGACAAGCTTGAAGTCAAGGGACCCGTCAAGAAGTGGAAGGGCACTGCCGACTCCGGGAATGCCGTCTGGCGTTGGTTCTGCGAGGAATGCGGCTCTCCCATTGCTCATGACCCCGATGCCGCTCCCGAGATCATTGCCCTCAAAGGTGGCAGCTTGGATACCGGGCTCAAGAAGGACTTGAAGCCT GACACCGAGATCTGGACTGCCAGCAAGCTTCCCTTCTGCCAGGAGCACCTGGCGAAGCCTTTCGTGCACATGCCCCAGTAA
- the SNF1_2 gene encoding Protein kinase (COG:T; EggNog:ENOG503NUN4), whose amino-acid sequence MLDATMSSARSIASTSTGASARPYVSKVGILPSSLPAYHKVFMEREKAKAEGQDNFPDQPPIPEPGAPRSQADQEETLRRLKPHSRSFVRMEDAKRPQGLTPVNPPKKNKPVRWQFGIRSRNAPWEALVCIYKSLHKLGASWIVDEDYDLLHEEDEHQDYDGRHSRKPSSSSYTDPTKHYKLPADPWHIKIRWCTDTFQKHSAASGLSETGHSQPHHVTTRGENKDHKVVATRMDVQIYEMEHGVYLVDFKVDGYETPEGKLLEDKEVTSPFPFLDMAARLIMQLADAD is encoded by the exons ATGTTGGACGCCACAATGTCCTCGGCCCGTTCCATCGCCTCCACGAGCACTGGAGCATCGGCAAGACCCTACGTTAGCAAAGTCGGCATCCTTCCCAGCAGTCTGCCGGCCTACCACAAGGTATTCATGGAAAGGGAGAAGGCCAAAGCAGAAGGGCAGGATAACTTTCCCGATCAACCGCCAATTCCCGAGCCAGGGGCTCCACGAAGCCAAGCAGACCAAGAAGAGACTCTTCGACGGCTCAAACCCCACAGCCGTAGTTTCGTCCGCATGGAAGATGCAAAGCGGCCCCAAGGCCTCACGCCAGTCAACCCACCAAAGAAGAACAAGCCCGTTCGATGGCAGTTTGGCATTCGCTCTAGAAACGCACCTTGGGAAGCGCTTGTTTGTATCTACAAATCTCTCCACAAACTGGGAGCAAGCTGGATTGTAGATGAAGACTATGATCTCTTgcatgaggaggatgaacaTCAGGATTACGACGGCAGACACTCTAGGAAACCGAGCTCGTCGTCCTATACCGACCCAACCAAGCACTATAAGCTTCCGGCCGACCCATGGCATATCAAGATCAGATGGTGCACAGACA CATTCCAAAAACATTCCGCGGCCTCGGGCCTGAGCGAAACAGGTCATTCACAACCACACCACGTCACCACTCGCGGCGAGAACAAGGATCACAAGGTGGTGGCGACGAGGATGGACGTACAGATCTACGAGATGGAGCATGGCGTGTATTTGGTAGACTTCAAGGTGGACGGGTACGAAACCCCCGAGGGCAAGCTGCTCGAGGACAAGGAGGTGACAAGCCCCTTCCCATTCTTGGACATGGCCGCGAGGCTTATTATGCAGCTGGCGGATGCGGATTGA